One genomic segment of Amycolatopsis sp. WQ 127309 includes these proteins:
- a CDS encoding amino acid deaminase — MNTPAPCSIDTAALDALRQERVDWRFRSAAPALTGLTLGEAADRRLNLFTDGFFAPFVVLDDEALEHNLRTMAAWCAARGVVLAPHGKTTMAPQLFARQIEHGAWGITCANAGHLRIYRAFGVSRILLANQLLDPGGLRWLAEELKADPTFEFICWVDSVRGVELMTEALEGTSRPVDVLLELGADGGRTGVRDTATALAVAEAVHASPALRLRGTGGYEGALSHDTDDAALAKISSYVDGLRELAITFADKGLLNGQIIVTAGGSAYFDQVANELTKPWPDGLDVLPVLRSGAYITHDDGFYREISPLGEHPRIDGVESFRPALHAWAQVTSKPSDTLALLTIGKRDASFDEGMPEPQLRRTPRGPAEPLEGHVIAKMNDQHAFLTLPAGSPVEVGDWIGLGLSHPCTVFDKWPLLPVTAADGETVVDLVRTWF, encoded by the coding sequence ATGAACACACCCGCCCCTTGCTCGATCGACACCGCCGCGCTCGACGCCCTCCGCCAGGAGCGCGTCGACTGGCGGTTCCGCTCGGCCGCGCCCGCCCTGACCGGGCTCACGCTGGGCGAGGCCGCGGACCGGCGGCTCAACCTGTTCACCGACGGGTTCTTCGCACCCTTCGTGGTGCTCGACGACGAAGCCCTCGAACACAACCTGCGGACGATGGCCGCCTGGTGCGCCGCCCGCGGTGTCGTCCTCGCCCCGCACGGCAAGACGACGATGGCCCCGCAGCTGTTCGCCCGCCAGATCGAGCACGGCGCCTGGGGCATCACCTGCGCCAACGCCGGGCACCTGCGCATCTACCGCGCGTTCGGCGTCTCGCGGATCCTGCTGGCCAACCAGCTGCTCGACCCCGGCGGCCTGCGCTGGCTGGCGGAAGAACTCAAGGCCGACCCCACGTTCGAGTTCATCTGCTGGGTGGACTCGGTCCGCGGCGTCGAGCTGATGACCGAAGCCCTCGAAGGCACGAGCCGGCCGGTGGACGTCCTGCTCGAACTGGGCGCCGACGGCGGCCGCACCGGCGTCCGCGACACGGCGACCGCGCTGGCCGTCGCGGAAGCCGTGCACGCCAGCCCGGCGCTGCGGCTGCGCGGCACCGGCGGTTACGAAGGCGCGCTCTCGCACGACACCGACGACGCCGCCCTCGCCAAGATCAGCTCCTACGTGGACGGTCTGCGCGAGCTCGCGATCACCTTCGCGGACAAGGGTCTCCTCAACGGCCAGATCATCGTCACCGCCGGCGGCAGCGCCTACTTCGACCAGGTCGCGAACGAGCTCACCAAGCCGTGGCCCGACGGTCTCGACGTGCTCCCGGTGCTGCGCAGCGGCGCCTACATCACCCACGACGACGGCTTCTACCGCGAGATCTCCCCGCTCGGCGAGCACCCGCGCATCGACGGCGTCGAGTCCTTCCGGCCCGCACTGCACGCCTGGGCCCAGGTGACGTCGAAGCCGTCGGACACCCTGGCGCTGCTGACCATCGGCAAGCGGGACGCGTCCTTCGACGAAGGCATGCCGGAACCGCAGCTGCGCCGCACCCCGCGTGGCCCCGCGGAACCGCTCGAAGGCCACGTCATCGCGAAGATGAACGACCAGCACGCCTTCCTCACGCTGCCGGCGGGATCGCCGGTCGAGGTCGGCGACTGGATCGGGCTCGGCCTCTCGCACCCGTGCACGGTGTTCGACAAGTGGCCGCTCCTGCCGGTGACGGCGGCCGACGGCGAAACCGTCGTCGACCTCGTCCGGACGTGGTTCTGA
- a CDS encoding amidohydrolase family protein, translating to MDVVLRGALVADGTGDALTRHDVGVTGGRIASVAEAGSLAGNRNIDADGLVLAPGFIDMHSHSDLQLLANPDHPAKITQGVTTEVLGQDGLSYAPVDDVVLAALRQQLAGWNDDPAGFDWNWRSVGEYLDRLDQGVAVNAAYLVPQGTVRMLAVGWDDRPATDAELTRMKELVATGLAEGAMGMSSGLTYTPGMYADTGELVELCRVVGEGGGFYSPHHRSYGKGALEAFAEMIDVSRRSGCPLHLAHATMNFSVNKGKAPDLLQLLDEALDDGCDVTLDTYPYLPGATYLSALLPSWATEGGLDATLARLSDVDTRERIRAEIEESGSDGAHGVPIDWDAIEINGVRNDHNAHLVGHSVAGSARAAGSEPAALYFDTLLDERLGTSCLMHVGHEENVQAIMRHRTHTGGSDGLLVGARPHPRAWGTFPRYLARYVRELGVLDLAECVAHLTGRAARRLRLTDRGLVRAGYAADLVLFDPDAVTDTATFDDPRQAAAGITHVFVNGVAALDDGRPTGALAGRSLRNPGRTR from the coding sequence ATGGACGTCGTCCTGCGCGGCGCACTGGTCGCCGACGGCACCGGGGACGCGCTCACGCGCCACGACGTCGGCGTCACCGGCGGCCGGATCGCGAGCGTCGCGGAAGCCGGTTCGCTGGCCGGGAACCGGAACATCGACGCCGACGGCCTGGTCCTCGCGCCCGGGTTCATCGACATGCATTCGCACTCCGACCTGCAGCTGCTGGCCAACCCGGACCACCCGGCCAAGATCACCCAAGGCGTCACCACCGAGGTGCTCGGCCAGGACGGGCTGTCCTACGCCCCGGTCGACGACGTCGTCCTCGCGGCGCTGCGCCAGCAGCTCGCGGGCTGGAACGACGACCCGGCGGGCTTCGACTGGAACTGGCGCTCGGTCGGCGAGTACCTCGACCGCCTGGACCAGGGCGTCGCCGTCAACGCCGCCTACCTCGTGCCGCAGGGCACCGTGCGGATGCTCGCCGTCGGCTGGGACGACCGGCCGGCCACCGACGCCGAGCTGACGCGGATGAAGGAGCTCGTCGCGACCGGCCTGGCCGAGGGCGCGATGGGGATGTCGTCGGGCCTCACCTACACGCCGGGGATGTACGCGGACACCGGTGAGCTGGTCGAGCTGTGCCGCGTGGTCGGCGAGGGTGGCGGCTTCTACAGCCCGCACCACCGCAGCTACGGCAAGGGCGCCCTCGAAGCGTTCGCCGAGATGATCGACGTCTCCCGGCGGTCGGGCTGCCCGCTGCACCTGGCGCACGCGACGATGAACTTCTCGGTGAACAAGGGCAAAGCGCCCGACCTGCTGCAGCTGCTGGACGAGGCGCTCGACGACGGCTGCGACGTCACCCTCGACACCTACCCGTACCTGCCGGGCGCGACCTACCTGTCCGCGCTGCTGCCGAGCTGGGCCACCGAGGGCGGGCTCGACGCCACCCTGGCCCGGCTGTCCGATGTGGACACCCGGGAACGGATCCGGGCGGAGATCGAAGAGTCCGGTTCGGACGGGGCGCACGGCGTCCCGATCGACTGGGACGCCATCGAGATCAACGGCGTCCGCAACGACCACAACGCCCACCTGGTGGGGCACAGTGTCGCCGGTTCGGCGCGCGCCGCGGGCAGCGAACCGGCGGCACTGTACTTCGACACGCTGCTCGACGAGCGCCTCGGCACGTCGTGCCTGATGCACGTCGGGCACGAGGAGAACGTCCAGGCGATCATGCGCCACCGGACGCACACCGGCGGCAGCGACGGCCTGCTCGTCGGCGCCCGCCCGCACCCGCGGGCCTGGGGCACGTTCCCCCGTTACCTGGCCCGGTACGTCCGTGAACTGGGCGTGCTGGACCTCGCCGAGTGCGTCGCCCACCTCACCGGGCGGGCCGCGCGGCGGCTGCGGCTGACCGACCGCGGGCTCGTCCGCGCCGGCTACGCCGCGGACCTGGTGCTGTTCGACCCGGACGCGGTCACCGACACCGCGACCTTCGACGACCCGCGGCAGGCCGCCGCGGGCATCACGCACGTGTTCGTCAACGGCGTCGCCGCCCTCGACGACGGCCGTCCCACCGGCGCCCTCGCCGGCCGATCCCTGCGCAATCCCGGGAGAACCCGATGA
- a CDS encoding GntP family permease: MIHWLQHTTGGLLTLAAVSIALLLLLIIKVKVEPFIALIVVSLLTALAAGLPVGTLVGTAQKTSDSLLEKGFGSILGHITAIIGLGTLLGSILEKSGGARVLTSSLLRAFGEKRAPLAMGVSGLIFGIPVFFDIGIFVLAPLVYAAAKQGGRSLVLYALPLLAGLSITHAFLPPHPGPVAAAGLLHVDLGWIILMGAICGIPAWFVGGILYSTWIGKKIDIKIPEEFADLGGADDEHENPPSLGLVGGIIAVPLVLILAGTFGSIWLPKGSTLAGVAAFIGTPAVALTIAVLLASWLLGHRRGINGKQLGELSAAALRPVAMILLVVGAGAFFGAVLSATGIGTAVAKSLGDAGLPVILASYVISCGMRIAQGSATVAIVTTSGIVAPTVAELHYSQAQLALIVVAISAGSIIASHVNDGGFWIVSRYFGMTVPETLKTWTALETVLSVSGFAVAALAMLVV, translated from the coding sequence ATGATCCACTGGCTGCAACACACCACGGGCGGGCTCCTCACCCTCGCCGCCGTCTCGATCGCCCTGCTGTTGCTGCTGATCATCAAGGTCAAGGTCGAGCCGTTCATCGCCCTGATCGTGGTCAGCCTGCTCACCGCGCTGGCCGCCGGCCTGCCGGTCGGCACCCTGGTCGGCACCGCGCAGAAGACGTCGGACTCCTTGCTGGAGAAGGGGTTCGGCAGCATCCTCGGGCACATCACCGCGATCATCGGGCTCGGCACCCTGCTCGGGTCGATCCTGGAGAAGTCCGGCGGCGCCCGCGTGCTGACGTCGTCGCTGCTGCGGGCGTTCGGCGAGAAGCGCGCGCCGCTGGCGATGGGCGTGTCGGGCCTGATCTTCGGCATCCCGGTGTTCTTCGACATCGGCATCTTCGTGCTCGCGCCGCTGGTCTACGCCGCTGCTAAGCAGGGCGGCCGCTCGCTGGTGCTCTACGCCCTGCCGCTGCTGGCCGGCCTGTCGATCACGCACGCGTTCCTGCCGCCGCACCCCGGGCCGGTCGCGGCCGCCGGGCTGCTGCACGTCGACCTCGGCTGGATCATCCTGATGGGGGCCATCTGCGGCATCCCGGCGTGGTTCGTCGGCGGCATCCTGTACTCGACGTGGATCGGCAAGAAGATCGACATCAAGATCCCCGAGGAGTTCGCGGACCTGGGCGGCGCCGACGACGAGCACGAGAACCCGCCGTCGCTCGGCCTGGTCGGCGGCATCATCGCGGTGCCGCTGGTGCTGATCCTGGCGGGCACGTTCGGCAGCATCTGGCTGCCCAAGGGCTCGACGCTGGCCGGGGTCGCCGCGTTCATCGGGACGCCCGCGGTCGCGCTGACCATCGCGGTGCTGCTGGCGTCGTGGCTGCTCGGGCACCGGCGCGGGATCAACGGCAAGCAGCTCGGCGAGCTGTCCGCCGCGGCGCTGCGGCCGGTCGCGATGATCCTGCTGGTCGTCGGCGCGGGCGCGTTCTTCGGCGCGGTGCTCTCGGCCACCGGCATCGGCACCGCCGTCGCCAAGTCGCTGGGGGACGCCGGCCTGCCGGTGATCCTCGCCTCGTACGTGATCAGCTGCGGCATGCGGATCGCCCAGGGATCCGCGACCGTGGCCATCGTGACCACGAGTGGCATCGTCGCGCCGACCGTCGCCGAGCTGCACTACTCCCAGGCGCAGCTGGCGCTCATCGTCGTGGCCATCTCGGCCGGGTCGATCATCGCCTCGCACGTCAACGACGGCGGGTTCTGGATCGTCTCGCGCTACTTCGGGATGACCGTGCCGGAGACGCTGAAGACGTGGACCGCGCTGGAGACCGTGCTTTCGGTGTCGGGCTTCGCGGTCGCCGCACTGGCCATGCTTGTGGTCTAG
- a CDS encoding lactonase family protein, with translation MAELSRRTFLGAAGAAGAATVLGAQFASAAAQVCTAGATVYVGSYTTGADGHGLDVTSRSGAALTQVRTVPGISDTSWFGRSADGKTLYVTNEGDPNGFVSALNITDVTNPKLLNKVSTKGSAPTHLSVHSSGKYVLAANYGTGSVVVLPILTGGKLGAATDLAQHQGSDRAPNAHQVVNDPSGRWVLSVDLGADSVYVYSLDVATGKLSQHQQLKLPTGAGPRHLAFDPTGKFAYIVQELRPEITVASWDAAAGTLKALSVVPAVPAGSTGDLYPGEIVVSRDGKFVHATVRGPNTLATFAVSGGGATLKLVSTVSSGGNWPRHVSLDPAEAWFYVANQRSGTVTWLPRDPATGLPGAVAGSLAVGSVNSTYFV, from the coding sequence ATGGCCGAGCTTTCCCGTCGCACGTTCCTCGGCGCGGCCGGTGCCGCCGGCGCCGCCACCGTCCTGGGCGCGCAGTTCGCGTCCGCCGCCGCGCAGGTCTGCACCGCCGGAGCCACTGTGTACGTCGGCAGTTACACCACCGGAGCCGACGGCCACGGCCTGGACGTCACGAGCCGTTCCGGTGCCGCGCTGACCCAGGTCCGCACGGTGCCGGGGATCAGCGACACGTCCTGGTTCGGCCGCAGCGCCGACGGCAAGACGCTGTACGTCACCAACGAGGGCGACCCGAACGGGTTCGTCTCGGCGCTGAACATCACCGACGTCACGAACCCGAAGCTGCTCAACAAGGTTTCGACGAAGGGCAGCGCGCCGACGCACCTGAGCGTGCACTCGAGCGGGAAGTACGTGCTGGCGGCCAACTACGGCACCGGCAGCGTCGTCGTGCTGCCGATCCTGACGGGCGGGAAGCTCGGCGCGGCCACGGATCTGGCTCAGCACCAGGGATCCGACCGCGCGCCGAACGCGCACCAGGTCGTCAACGACCCGAGCGGGCGCTGGGTGCTCTCGGTCGACCTCGGCGCGGACTCGGTGTACGTCTACTCACTCGACGTCGCCACCGGGAAGCTTTCGCAGCACCAGCAGCTGAAGCTGCCCACCGGCGCCGGGCCGCGGCACCTGGCGTTCGACCCCACCGGGAAGTTCGCCTACATCGTGCAGGAGCTGCGGCCCGAGATCACGGTGGCGAGCTGGGACGCGGCGGCCGGCACGCTCAAGGCGCTGTCGGTCGTCCCGGCCGTGCCGGCGGGCAGCACCGGCGACCTGTACCCGGGCGAGATCGTCGTGTCGCGCGACGGGAAGTTCGTCCACGCCACCGTGCGCGGGCCCAACACCCTGGCCACGTTCGCCGTCTCCGGCGGCGGCGCCACGCTCAAGCTGGTGTCCACTGTGTCCAGTGGCGGCAACTGGCCGCGGCACGTGTCCCTCGATCCCGCCGAAGCCTGGTTCTACGTCGCGAACCAGCGTTCCGGCACCGTCACCTGGCTGCCGCGCGACCCGGCGACCGGCCTGCCCGGCGCGGTCGCCGGCAGCCTGGCCGTCGGCAGCGTCAACTCCACTTACTTCGTCTGA
- a CDS encoding extracellular solute-binding protein gives MRLRRTLPVVAGLALLAGCAPTQSAPAGAGADDKTGTVRVWLFDEASRAPKEAAVKDAIAEFKAAHSGVEVDVQWVPVEGRADKFSGAFNDPANAPDVAEFGNTDVSNYAATGALADLTGDLAAWSEGKDLIPTVVDTAKSGGKTYGLPWYTGVRALYYRTDVFTELGLKPPTTLAELTEDARKIRAAKPDLYGISVGGKYTYAMLPFLWANGGELAQESDGKWKSTVTGEQARSGVTQYADLLKDDICPPAQCANLTGTQSVTAFAGGKAGMTVGGDFNRKAVDQGAVKGKYAVVPIPGTTAGSVAPAFAGGNLLGVFNASKHRGLALEFIELLGGAKYQEKMYTAMGNLPTLSSVQQKLAANDPFLKPFVDTLKAGTKFVPATPAWSKIDSQNVLPTAVQQIATGGKDPAAALTDAAAAMDKAFG, from the coding sequence ATGAGACTGCGCCGCACCCTGCCCGTCGTCGCCGGCCTGGCTTTGCTGGCCGGCTGCGCCCCCACCCAGTCCGCGCCCGCGGGCGCCGGCGCGGACGACAAGACCGGCACCGTCCGCGTCTGGCTGTTCGACGAGGCCAGCCGCGCGCCGAAGGAGGCGGCGGTCAAGGACGCGATCGCCGAGTTCAAGGCCGCGCACTCCGGCGTCGAGGTGGACGTCCAGTGGGTGCCGGTCGAGGGTCGCGCCGACAAGTTCTCCGGCGCCTTCAACGACCCGGCCAACGCGCCGGACGTCGCCGAGTTCGGCAACACCGACGTCTCCAACTACGCCGCCACCGGCGCGCTCGCCGACCTGACCGGCGACCTCGCGGCGTGGAGCGAGGGCAAGGACCTCATCCCGACCGTCGTGGACACGGCGAAGTCCGGCGGCAAGACCTACGGCCTGCCCTGGTACACCGGCGTCCGCGCGTTGTACTACCGCACCGACGTCTTCACCGAGCTGGGCCTCAAGCCGCCGACGACGCTCGCCGAGCTCACCGAGGACGCGCGCAAGATCCGCGCCGCGAAGCCGGACCTGTACGGCATCTCCGTCGGCGGCAAGTACACCTACGCGATGCTGCCGTTCCTCTGGGCCAACGGCGGTGAGCTGGCGCAGGAGAGCGACGGCAAGTGGAAGTCGACGGTCACCGGTGAGCAGGCCAGGTCCGGCGTCACCCAGTACGCCGACCTGCTCAAGGACGACATCTGCCCGCCCGCGCAGTGCGCGAACCTGACCGGCACGCAGAGCGTCACGGCGTTCGCGGGCGGCAAGGCCGGGATGACCGTCGGCGGCGACTTCAACCGCAAGGCCGTCGACCAGGGCGCGGTGAAGGGCAAGTACGCCGTCGTGCCGATCCCGGGCACCACGGCGGGCAGCGTCGCCCCGGCGTTCGCCGGCGGCAACCTGCTGGGCGTGTTCAACGCGAGCAAGCACCGAGGCCTGGCGCTGGAGTTCATCGAGCTGCTCGGCGGCGCGAAGTACCAGGAGAAGATGTACACGGCGATGGGCAACCTGCCGACGCTGAGCTCCGTGCAGCAGAAGCTGGCCGCGAACGACCCGTTCCTCAAGCCGTTCGTCGACACCCTCAAGGCGGGCACGAAGTTCGTCCCGGCGACGCCGGCGTGGTCCAAGATCGACAGCCAGAACGTGCTGCCGACCGCCGTGCAGCAGATCGCCACCGGCGGCAAGGACCCGGCCGCCGCGCTGACCGACGCCGCCGCCGCGATGGACAAGGCCTTCGGGTAG
- a CDS encoding carbohydrate ABC transporter permease — MVAQQTRPVVAAPAKAPRRRRRDGRAAILYLLPAGVLLAALLAYPIYELVLISFYDYGQPQAAGNAPLVFLGFANYADLLSQVQFWTVLGNTVGFAAACVLGSLLVGTGLAVLASRVRALPRMLLFLAALGAWSTPAMAGSYVWLFLFDTDFGLVNEVLSGIGLPFEHHSWTFGTIGAFGLVAAEVVWCSFPFVMVTMYAGIKGIPDEVLEAASLDGASAWRSTRSIVLPMVRPLLVIATVQSIIWDFKVFTQIYVMTNGGGVAGRNLVLNVYAYQQAFAGQEYGLGSAIGVVMTLLLLSVTGLYVRSQRRSAAWL; from the coding sequence GTGGTCGCCCAGCAAACCCGTCCGGTTGTCGCGGCGCCCGCCAAGGCGCCGCGACGGCGGCGGCGGGACGGCCGGGCCGCGATCCTGTACCTGCTGCCCGCGGGCGTCCTGCTCGCCGCGCTGCTCGCGTACCCGATCTACGAACTGGTCCTGATCTCGTTCTACGACTACGGCCAGCCGCAGGCCGCGGGCAACGCGCCGCTGGTGTTCCTCGGTTTCGCGAACTACGCCGACCTGCTGTCGCAGGTGCAGTTCTGGACGGTGCTCGGCAACACGGTCGGGTTCGCCGCGGCCTGCGTGCTCGGCAGTCTCCTCGTCGGCACCGGGCTCGCGGTCCTGGCGAGCCGGGTGCGCGCGCTCCCCCGGATGCTGCTGTTCCTCGCCGCGCTCGGCGCGTGGTCGACCCCGGCGATGGCCGGCTCCTACGTCTGGCTGTTCCTCTTCGACACCGACTTCGGGCTGGTCAACGAGGTGCTCTCGGGGATCGGGCTGCCGTTCGAGCACCACTCCTGGACGTTCGGCACGATCGGCGCGTTCGGCCTGGTCGCCGCCGAGGTCGTCTGGTGCTCGTTCCCGTTCGTCATGGTGACGATGTACGCCGGGATCAAGGGCATCCCGGACGAGGTCCTGGAGGCCGCGTCGCTCGACGGCGCGTCGGCCTGGCGCTCGACGCGGTCGATCGTCCTGCCGATGGTGCGGCCACTGCTGGTGATCGCGACCGTCCAGTCGATCATCTGGGACTTCAAGGTGTTCACCCAGATCTACGTGATGACCAACGGCGGCGGCGTCGCCGGACGCAACCTGGTCCTCAACGTCTACGCCTACCAACAGGCCTTCGCCGGGCAGGAATACGGCCTCGGCTCGGCGATCGGAGTCGTCATGACGCTGTTGCTGCTGTCGGTCACCGGGCTCTACGTCCGCTCGCAGCGCCGGAGCGCGGCATGGCTGTGA
- a CDS encoding carbohydrate ABC transporter permease — protein sequence MAVITSRRVRRVRRPGRLIAEIVTVVIAGIVAFPLYWMLLSAFKPPGEIQSANPKPWTFSPSFDSFTRVLTVSGFGRFFLNSLVVALVVVVLSLLLSFLSAVALTRFSFKGRTVLLVMILVAQMVPVEALTIPLFFLMRQIGGVAPAFGLNELGSLVLVHLAFSLPFAIWMLRGFVAAVPVELEEAAKLDGASRMRFTWQILFPLVAPGLVAVSVLAFIHAWNDFLFAKTFIISKTENQTLPQAILVFFKPEDTDWGAVMASSTLMTVPVLVFFVLVQRRLVSGMAGAVKG from the coding sequence ATGGCTGTGATCACGAGCCGGCGCGTCCGCCGCGTCCGCCGTCCGGGCCGGCTGATCGCCGAGATCGTCACGGTCGTGATCGCCGGGATCGTGGCGTTCCCGCTGTACTGGATGCTGCTCTCGGCGTTCAAGCCGCCGGGCGAGATCCAGTCGGCGAACCCGAAACCGTGGACGTTCAGCCCGTCGTTCGACAGCTTCACCCGCGTGCTCACGGTGTCGGGCTTCGGGCGGTTCTTCCTGAACAGCCTGGTGGTGGCCCTGGTCGTCGTGGTGCTGTCGCTGCTGCTGTCGTTCCTCTCGGCGGTCGCGCTGACGCGGTTCTCGTTCAAGGGCCGGACCGTGCTGCTGGTGATGATCCTGGTCGCGCAGATGGTGCCGGTGGAGGCGCTGACCATTCCGTTGTTCTTCCTGATGCGCCAGATCGGCGGCGTGGCGCCGGCGTTCGGGCTGAACGAGCTGGGTTCGCTGGTGCTGGTCCACCTGGCCTTCAGCCTGCCGTTCGCGATCTGGATGCTGCGCGGGTTCGTCGCGGCGGTGCCGGTGGAGCTGGAGGAGGCGGCCAAGCTCGACGGCGCGTCCCGGATGCGGTTCACCTGGCAGATCCTGTTCCCGCTGGTCGCGCCCGGACTGGTCGCAGTGAGCGTGCTGGCGTTCATCCACGCGTGGAACGACTTCCTCTTCGCCAAGACGTTCATCATCTCCAAGACCGAGAACCAGACGCTGCCGCAGGCGATCCTGGTGTTCTTCAAGCCGGAGGACACCGACTGGGGCGCGGTGATGGCGTCCTCGACGCTGATGACCGTGCCGGTGCTGGTGTTCTTCGTCCTCGTCCAACGACGGCTGGTGTCCGGCATGGCCGGCGCCGTGAAGGGCTGA
- a CDS encoding beta-N-acetylhexosaminidase: MSFATLLPRPVSVTPAAGSCPWPAPVEVRPADLPAEGYRLEISPDGVVLSCGDAAGEVYGRQTLRQLVGPDAFRAASLGRELSLPCGVVEDHPRFGWRGCLLDVARHFRTKAEVLRFVDLLAAHKLNVLNLHLTDDQGWRFEVPSFPKLTSVGGWRPSSMAGSGGAQDGRPHGGFYTGDDLREIVAYAAERAITVVPEIDIPGHARAALAAYPELGTEASYEIWTAWGISTSLLSPKESTLDFFRQVFDHLLEIFPSPVIALGGDETPGATDEHREFVRLLAEHLVARGRTPMGWDEVLDIGGLPPMVIGSWQNETAGRQAAAAGHDVVMCPEQHVYLDHRQSAHPDEPIPVGMVHTLEDVYAYEPALSGPRLRGVQAQVWSEHLDSVRRVDYMAFPRLSAFAEVAWSSGPRDYAEFLPRLRDHHLPRLDALGVEYRPLDGPRPWQTRPGVPGRPR; encoded by the coding sequence ATGTCTTTTGCCACCTTGCTCCCCCGCCCGGTTTCGGTGACGCCCGCCGCGGGTTCGTGCCCGTGGCCCGCGCCGGTCGAGGTGCGGCCGGCGGACCTGCCCGCCGAGGGCTACCGGCTGGAGATCTCGCCGGACGGCGTCGTGTTGTCCTGCGGTGACGCGGCCGGGGAGGTCTACGGGCGGCAGACGTTGCGCCAGCTCGTGGGGCCGGACGCGTTCCGCGCGGCTTCGCTCGGCCGGGAACTCTCGCTGCCGTGCGGAGTGGTCGAGGACCACCCGCGCTTCGGCTGGCGCGGCTGCCTGCTCGACGTCGCCCGGCACTTCCGGACCAAGGCCGAGGTGCTGCGGTTCGTCGACCTGCTGGCCGCGCACAAGCTGAACGTGCTGAACCTGCACCTGACCGACGACCAGGGCTGGCGCTTCGAGGTCCCTTCATTTCCCAAGCTGACGTCGGTGGGCGGCTGGCGGCCGTCGTCGATGGCGGGCAGCGGGGGCGCGCAGGACGGCCGGCCGCACGGCGGGTTCTACACCGGCGACGACCTGCGGGAGATCGTGGCCTACGCCGCCGAGCGGGCGATCACCGTGGTCCCGGAGATCGACATCCCCGGCCACGCGCGCGCAGCACTGGCGGCGTACCCGGAGCTGGGCACCGAGGCGTCCTACGAGATCTGGACCGCCTGGGGCATCAGCACTTCGCTGCTCTCGCCGAAGGAGTCCACTTTGGACTTCTTCCGCCAGGTGTTCGACCACCTGCTGGAGATCTTCCCGTCCCCGGTGATCGCCCTGGGCGGCGACGAGACGCCGGGCGCGACCGACGAGCACCGCGAGTTCGTCCGGCTACTGGCCGAGCACCTGGTGGCGCGCGGCCGGACGCCGATGGGCTGGGACGAGGTCCTCGACATCGGCGGCCTGCCCCCGATGGTGATCGGCTCCTGGCAGAACGAGACCGCGGGCCGGCAGGCCGCCGCGGCCGGGCACGACGTCGTCATGTGCCCCGAGCAGCACGTGTACCTGGACCACCGCCAGTCCGCGCACCCGGACGAGCCGATCCCGGTCGGCATGGTGCACACACTGGAGGACGTCTACGCCTACGAACCGGCGTTGAGCGGACCGCGCCTGCGGGGTGTGCAGGCGCAGGTGTGGAGCGAGCACCTGGACAGCGTCCGGCGGGTGGACTACATGGCGTTCCCGCGGCTGTCGGCGTTCGCGGAGGTGGCGTGGAGCAGCGGGCCGCGCGACTACGCCGAGTTCCTGCCGCGGCTGCGGGACCACCACCTGCCGCGGCTGGACGCGCTCGGCGTCGAGTACCGGCCGCTCGACGGGCCGCGGCCGTGGCAGACCCGGCCGGGAGTGCCGGGCCGGCCACGCTGA
- a CDS encoding alpha/beta hydrolase, translating into MHFTSEQRLDDGVLEREFTLGEIPGILWTPETTAAPVPLILLGHPGGLRRMYPRLAARARAAVAEGYAAATIELPGSGDRPRFTAVDEARADLQRALKAGEPVTGDIVDRLVLPLVERAVPEWRTTLDALLAQPGIGGPVGFSGGVLAIAIRLAVVEPRIAAAVLFAGSFVPRSVVEEARQVTIPLLVLLQWDDEGNDRQLALDVFDAFGSKEKTLHANTGGHTGVPAFEGDDGNRFFGRHLR; encoded by the coding sequence ATGCACTTCACCTCAGAACAGCGCCTCGACGACGGCGTCCTCGAGCGCGAGTTCACCCTCGGCGAGATCCCCGGCATCCTGTGGACGCCCGAAACCACCGCCGCCCCGGTCCCGTTGATCCTGCTCGGCCACCCCGGCGGCCTGCGCAGGATGTACCCGCGCCTGGCGGCCCGGGCCCGGGCCGCCGTGGCTGAGGGCTACGCCGCGGCGACCATCGAGCTGCCCGGCAGCGGTGACCGGCCCCGGTTCACCGCCGTCGACGAGGCCCGCGCCGACCTGCAGCGGGCGCTGAAGGCCGGCGAGCCGGTCACCGGCGACATCGTCGACCGGCTCGTCCTCCCGCTGGTCGAGCGGGCGGTCCCGGAATGGCGGACCACCCTGGACGCCCTCCTCGCGCAGCCCGGGATCGGCGGCCCGGTCGGGTTTTCCGGCGGGGTGCTCGCGATCGCCATCCGGCTGGCGGTGGTCGAGCCACGCATCGCGGCCGCCGTGCTGTTCGCCGGGAGTTTCGTGCCCCGCAGCGTGGTCGAGGAGGCCCGTCAGGTCACCATCCCGCTGCTGGTCCTGCTGCAGTGGGACGACGAAGGCAACGACCGGCAGCTCGCCCTGGACGTGTTCGACGCCTTCGGCTCGAAGGAGAAGACGTTGCACGCCAACACGGGCGGGCACACCGGCGTCCCGGCGTTCGAGGGTGACGACGGGAACCGGTTCTTCGGCCGGCACCTGAGGTAA